The sequence GGCCTTGCCCGCACGCGTCGTCGGCAGCGCCTCAAGGCGTACGAAGCGGCGCGGCATCAGATGCGGGGGCAGGGTGCGGGCGAGGTGGCGGCGCAGGGTGGCGTCCGTCGTGTCCGACAGGGCGCCGGTGACATGGGCGAGCAGGTGGACGCGGCCCAGGTCGTCGGTGTGCGGGGTGACGACCGCGCCGGTGACGCCGGGGTGGGAGAGCAGGGCGCCCTCGATCTCGGCGGGGTCGACGCGGTAGCCGCGGATCTTGAGCTGGCGGTCGGTGCGGCCGGTGTAGCGCAGTCCGCCGGGGCCCCAGTGGCCGAGGTCGCCGGTGCGGTAGAGGCGGGAGCCGGGCGGGCCGAGGGGGTCGGGGACGAACGCGGCGGCGGTGCGGGCGGGTTGGCCGCCGTAGCCGCGGGTCACTCCGGCGCCGCCGATGTAGACCTCGCCGACCGTGCCGTCGGGGACCGGGGCGAGGCCGGCGTCCAGGACGCGGACGACGGTGCCCTCGCGCGGGGTGCCGACGAGGTCGGTGGTGGGGTCGGGGGCGGCGGGCACGCTGTGCCGGGTGGTGGTCATGGTGCACTCGGTGGGCCCGTACTGGTTGACGAGCCGGCCGGGTACGAGGCTCCGGCCGCCCGCGGCGAGGAAGGGCCGCAGGGATTCGCCGCTGGAGGCGACCAGTTCGACGCCCGCGAGGGGTTCGGTGAGGCCGGTCTGTCCGCCGAGGTGGGTGAGGAAGGACGGGGTGACGCTGAGCAGCGCGGTCACCCCGTGGTCGCGGACGGTGGCGGCGAACTCCGCGGGGCGCAGCAGCCGGGCGCGCTCCACGATCACCAGCCGGGCGCCCGCCAGCAGCGGTACGAAGGTGTCCCGGATGGAGGCGTCGTAGCCGAGCGGCGCGGTCTGGAGGGCCACGGTGTCCGGGCCGAGGCCGAAGGCCCGTGCGGTGTCGCGGAGATAGGCGTCGAGGTGCGCGTGTTCGACGAGTACGGCGCTGGGTTCACCGGTGCTGCCTGAGGTGTGGCTGACGTAGGCGAGAGCCTGGGGGTCGGCGCCCGCGTCCGGGAGCGGGCCGTCCGGAGCTGTCTCCTGGTCCAACAGGAGGGTGGGCACGCCCAGGTCGAGCGCCGGAGCGAGGGTGGAGTGGGTGAGCAGCAGCCGGGCGCCGGAGCTGCGGACGAAGGCGGCCAGCCGTTCGCGGGGCTGGCTCACGTCCAGGGTGAGGAAGGCGGCGCCGCAGCGCAACACGGCGGCCATGGCGGCGACCGCGTCGGTGCCGTGCTCGACGGCCACGGCGCAGACGGTCTCGGGGCGGGCGCCGTGGGCGCGCAGCAGGCGGGCGATCTCCTCGGTCCGGGTGGCCAGCCGGGCGTACGACACCTCGCCGGCCGGGGTGCTCAGGGCGGTGCGGCCGGGGTGGCGCAGGGCGTGCGCGGCGATGTCGTCGGCGACCGTGCGCATCACTGCTCCCCCGCGTCGGCCACGGTCATGTCGACGGCCACGAAGCGGAGTTCGGAGGTGTAGCGGCTGCCCTCGTCGTCGGTGAGCCAGGCCTGCTCGGGAGTGGGCAGCATCTCGCTGACCTTGAGCCGGGCGCCGGGGTCCTTGCGGGCGAGCCTGCGGGCCGCCTTGGCGAGGATGGTGAGGTAGACGGGGCTGTCGAAGTCGACGTAGAACGGCCGGGGTTCGGTCGGCGAGACCACGAACACGAACCGGGGCAGCTCGTGCCGGCGCTGCCAGTGCCGGGCCTTCACGAACCGGGCGGCCTCCGTCTTCTCGTCGGCGAAGCCCACCTCGGAGACAGGCAGTTGCCAGGTCTCGCGGGCCACGGTCATCCGGCCGAGGGTGATGCGCGGGGTGTGCTCGCCCTCGGGGCGCAGGGTGAAGCGGTCCATGACGCGCTGGGTGAGGGTGTTGGCGTAGGCGTCGAGCACGTCGTACGCGGTGCCGTCGGGCAGGACCGCGGTGAGCCGCCCGGCCCGGTCCTCGACCCGGACGTCGGCGCTGAGCACGGTGCGCGGGCGGTGCGGGTCGCCGGTCTGGTCGACCAGGGCGACGTAGTGGTCCTGGGGCCGGTCCAGGGAGGGCCGGCTGCGGGTGGACCACTTCAGGGGCAGCTCCTTGGGCAGCATGGGCAGCAGGCGCGGGCCGGGGAAGTCGCGGGTGGTCTCGGCGAGCAGCTCGTCGCGGTCGGGGTGCTGGTGCACGAACAGGGAGGCGCCCATGGTGTTCAGCGCGCAGTGCATCTCGCCGAGGACGAGGTCCACGTCGCCGCGGGCGAGGGCGTCCTCGTCGGCGGCGACCACCAGTACGTCGGGGCTGATGTAGCGGGCGAGGGACCAGCCGGCGCCGGGCTCGTCGAACTCGCGGCGGACCCGTTCGGCCAGCTCGGCGGTGGTCACCCGGACCCGGCGCACGCCCTCGGGCAGTTCGAGGACGCGGGCCCATCTGGCGCGCAGTTCCGCCTGGACGGCGTCGATGAGGTCGCCCGCGTCGGGGTGCGGGGAGGGCAGGGTGTGCAGCCACAGGGTGCCCAGGTCGACCTGTGCGCCGTCGGCGCTCAGCCGCTCGTACACGGTGTGCAGGCGGGCGCGGACGGCCTCGGCGAAGCGGTTGGTCATCCAGCGGGCGGCGGTCAGGCACAGCTGGAGCGGTTCGAGGTGGTCGAGCAGTGCCGCGCCGGTGGTGGCGGTGGCCGCGCGACGGGCGTCGGAGTACACCAACCCCCGGCAGGGCGCGGTGCGTTCGCCCTTGGCACGCTGGGCCTCGCTGTCGGTAAGCGCGGCGAATTCGGCCTCCAGCGCGGTGATCGCGGCGGTCAGCGCGGTGGCGTCCTCGCCGGCGGCGCGCACGGCGTCCCGGCCGCGTTCCAGTACGGCGAGGCGCTCCAACGCCCCTTCGCGCGCAGCCTGTTCGGGGACGCGCTCCAGGATCTCGCGCAGGGCGCGGTCGGGGTGGGTGGCGGCGGGCACCTCCAGCCGCCACTGCACCCAGCGGCGGGAGATCAGGTCCCGTACGACCTGGGTGACCTCGTCCTCGGGCAGGCCGAGTTCGGCGGCGACGGCGGGCAGGTGCCGGGTGCCGTCGCAGCGTTCCAGTACGGCGCGTTCGCGGTCGCCGATCTGCCGGGCGGGGCGGCCGGGCACCTGGACCGTGCCGTCGGCGCAGCGCACGAACGACACCCGGCGCGGCGGGATCCAGCGCATCAGCGCGCTGTCCGCGGCCAGGACCTTCGCCAGGGCGTCGATCGCCCAGCCGGAGAAGTACACCTCCCGGGCGGCGAGGAAGCCGTCGCCGGGGGTGACGGCGACGCCGCCCCGGTCGGCCAGGTCCCAGTGGCCCCAGCCGACCGGGCCGAAGAAGCCGATGGTGTCGTTCTTCACGCAGAACCGCTGCCAGTAGTGCGCGACCA is a genomic window of Streptomyces sp. WP-1 containing:
- a CDS encoding amino acid adenylation domain-containing protein, giving the protein MRTVADDIAAHALRHPGRTALSTPAGEVSYARLATRTEEIARLLRAHGARPETVCAVAVEHGTDAVAAMAAVLRCGAAFLTLDVSQPRERLAAFVRSSGARLLLTHSTLAPALDLGVPTLLLDQETAPDGPLPDAGADPQALAYVSHTSGSTGEPSAVLVEHAHLDAYLRDTARAFGLGPDTVALQTAPLGYDASIRDTFVPLLAGARLVIVERARLLRPAEFAATVRDHGVTALLSVTPSFLTHLGGQTGLTEPLAGVELVASSGESLRPFLAAGGRSLVPGRLVNQYGPTECTMTTTRHSVPAAPDPTTDLVGTPREGTVVRVLDAGLAPVPDGTVGEVYIGGAGVTRGYGGQPARTAAAFVPDPLGPPGSRLYRTGDLGHWGPGGLRYTGRTDRQLKIRGYRVDPAEIEGALLSHPGVTGAVVTPHTDDLGRVHLLAHVTGALSDTTDATLRRHLARTLPPHLMPRRFVRLEALPTTRAGKADRRVLAGGRLG
- a CDS encoding lantibiotic dehydratase, producing the protein MSDEHAPVLLPGGGWRLWEQFALRGPGFPADGVLRLAPPGLAEAADKFGPGTELAGPEWAAFTEDLATAAVDTARYLQEIAARPRFQAALAWQNPAVLRTGIAPFLRWTPTADSRSSMPRQREELVAHYWQRFCVKNDTIGFFGPVGWGHWDLADRGGVAVTPGDGFLAAREVYFSGWAIDALAKVLAADSALMRWIPPRRVSFVRCADGTVQVPGRPARQIGDRERAVLERCDGTRHLPAVAAELGLPEDEVTQVVRDLISRRWVQWRLEVPAATHPDRALREILERVPEQAAREGALERLAVLERGRDAVRAAGEDATALTAAITALEAEFAALTDSEAQRAKGERTAPCRGLVYSDARRAATATTGAALLDHLEPLQLCLTAARWMTNRFAEAVRARLHTVYERLSADGAQVDLGTLWLHTLPSPHPDAGDLIDAVQAELRARWARVLELPEGVRRVRVTTAELAERVRREFDEPGAGWSLARYISPDVLVVAADEDALARGDVDLVLGEMHCALNTMGASLFVHQHPDRDELLAETTRDFPGPRLLPMLPKELPLKWSTRSRPSLDRPQDHYVALVDQTGDPHRPRTVLSADVRVEDRAGRLTAVLPDGTAYDVLDAYANTLTQRVMDRFTLRPEGEHTPRITLGRMTVARETWQLPVSEVGFADEKTEAARFVKARHWQRRHELPRFVFVVSPTEPRPFYVDFDSPVYLTILAKAARRLARKDPGARLKVSEMLPTPEQAWLTDDEGSRYTSELRFVAVDMTVADAGEQ